In Syngnathus acus chromosome 21, fSynAcu1.2, whole genome shotgun sequence, one genomic interval encodes:
- the kctd4 gene encoding BTB/POZ domain-containing protein KCTD4, with translation MEWNLRRMESELRHINPDLLQPSKSFKKPTSGTITVNVGGFLYTAHRSTLAKHQGTFLEELANGKKPVQHMDSMGNPFIDRDGPVFRHVLNYLRTGELQLPDDFREAGLLRREADFYRLVELGEAVAEWETHRAARREPAFLEMTDSHERSQGLKVYCSDPAFLDKVKGRLVQISKSRLDGFPEEFEVSSNVIQFRHFIKSEPGSRLVLKEDSTFLCTLDCLKLETVMLALKSGFRLVTSLDSTKGSVVAAEALHFVK, from the coding sequence ATGGAATGGAATCTCAGAAGAATGGAAAGTGAATTGAGACACATCAACCCAGACTTGCTGCAGCCCAGCAAGAGCTTCAAGAAGCCCACGTCAGGCACCATCACCGTCAATGTCGGTGGCTTCCTGTACACTGCTCACCGGAGCACCCTGGCTAAGCACCAGGGTACTTTTCTAGAAGAGTTGGCCAATGGTAAGAAACCCGTCCAGCACATGGATTCCATGGGAAATCCGTTCATCGACAGAGACGGTCCGGTTTTCCGGCATGTGCTCAACTACCTGCGAACTGGAGAGCTGCAGCTACCTGACGACTTCcgggaggcggggctcctCCGGAGGGAGGCCGATTTTTACCGTCTGGTTGAACTTGGAGAAGCCGTGGCCGAGTGGGAGACTCACCGGGCTGCCCGGCGGGAGCCCGCCTTCTTGGAGATGACCGATAGCCATGAGAGGTCACAAGGTCTCAAGGTGTATTGCAGCGATCCCGCCTTCCTCGACAAGGTCAAAGGTCGACTGGTGCAGATCTCAAAGAGTCGCCTGGACGGCTTTCCGGAAGAGTTTGAGGTGTCATCCAACGTGATCCAGTTCAGACATTTCATCAAGTCGGAGCCGGGCTCGCGGCTGGTGCTGAaggaggacagcacattcttgTGCACGCTTGACTGCCTGAAACTAGAGACGGTGATGCTCGCCTTGAAATCTGGCTTCAGGTTGGTCACCAGCCTGGATAGCACCAAAGGCTCCGTCGTGGCAGCGGAAGCCttgcattttgtcaaataG